One window from the genome of Anolis sagrei isolate rAnoSag1 chromosome 4, rAnoSag1.mat, whole genome shotgun sequence encodes:
- the RIOK1 gene encoding serine/threonine-protein kinase RIO1 produces the protein MDYREEIMSQIVPGQFDDADSLDSGPEQDIKAALEEKVVVKTEQWRSIEEADVEEFYESSEGEEDDWDWDDDAGKVTKRNPLSGGRNPQTNKQISNSNAAKMSTPTDKALRKFENKINLDRLHFADSVINRVTEKSRQREADSYRVKDKSDRATVEQVLDPRTRMILFKMLTRGVISEINGCISTGKEANVYHASTANGESRAIKIYKTSILMFKDRDKYVSGEFRFRHGYCKGNPRKMVRTWAEKEMRNLTRLHTAQIPCPEPIMLRSHVLLMGFIGKNDTPAPLLKNAQLSESKARELYLQVIQYMRRMYQDAKLVHADLSEFNMLYHSGEVYIIDVSQSVEHDHPHALEFLRKDCANINDFFRKYNVAVMTVRELFEFVTDPSITSENMDAYLEKAMEISSERTEEERSNQDNVDEEVFKKAYIPRTLNEVKNYERDVEIMLKLKEEDTALNVQQDNILYQTVTGLKKDLSGVQKVPALLENKGEAESDSEDDNDSSANSESDCKGQEASVHPKDQPREPDVDKKERKKMTKEAQREKRKHKTPKHVKKRKEKTAKLKKGK, from the exons ATGGATTACAGGGAGGAAATTATGAGCCAGATAGTTCCAGGACAATTTGATGATGCAGACTCTTTGGACAG TGGACCTGAACAGGATATTAAAGCAGCTCTGGAAGAGAAGGTGGTAGTAAAAACAGAGCAGTGGCGTTCAATTGAGGAAGCAGATGTGGAAGAATTTTATGAGAGCAGTGAAGGCGAAGAAGATGATTGGGACTGGGATGACGATGCTGGAAAGGTCACCAAGCGAAACCCACTCTCTGGAGGAAGAAACCCACAG ACAAATAAACAGATTTCTAACAGCAATGCAGCAAAAATGTCTACTCCGACAGACAAAGCCCTAcgaaaatttgaaaataaaatcaatCTAG ACAGACTACATTTTGCTGACTCTGTCATAAATCGAGTTACAGAGAAATCCAGGCAAAGAGAAGCAGATTC ATATCGGGTGAAAGATAAGTCGGACAGAGCAACAGTAGAACAA GTTTTGGACCCAAGAACACGAATGATCTTATTCAAGATGCTAACTAGAGGCGTTATATCAGAAATCAATGGCTGCATCAGCACAGGCAAAGAG GCTAATGTATATCATGCCAGCACTGCAAATGGGGAGAGCAGAGCCATAAAGATTTATAAAACATCAATTTTGATGTTTAAAGACCGcgataaatatgtgagtggagaGTTCAG GTTTCGCCATGGATACTGTAAAGGAAACCCAAGAAAAATGGTCAGGACCTGGGCAGAGAAAGAAATGAGGAATTTAACAAG GTTGCACACAGCACAAATCCCATGTCCAGAACCCATTATGCTAAGAAGTCATGTTCTTCTTATGGGCTTTATTGGCAAAAACGACAC GCCTGCTCCTTTGTTGAAAAATGCCCAGTTGTCGGAGTCAAAAGCTCGGGAGTTGTATCTACAAGTCATCCAGTACATGAGAAGAATGTATCAAGATGCCAAGCTTGTTCATGCAGATCTCAGTGAATTCAATATGCT GTATCACAGTGGAGAAGTATATATCATAGATGTATCCCAATCTGTTGAACATGATCACCCACATGCTTTAGAATTCCTGCGGAAAGATTGTGCCAATATCAATG ATTTTTTCCGAAAATACAACGTTGCTGTGATGACAGTGAGAGAACTCTTTGAGTTTGTTACAGATCCATCTATTACAAGTGAGAACATGGATGCTTATCTGGAAAAG GCAATGGAAATATCATCGGAGAGAACAGAGGAAGAGCGGTCCAATCAAGATAATGTGGATGAAGAG GTGTTCAAGAAAGCATATATCCCTAGAACTCTGAACGAAGTAAAGAACTATGAGAGGGATGTGGAGATAATGTTGAAGTTGAAAGAAGAAGACACAGCTTTAAATGTGCAGCAAGATAAC ATTCTCTATCAAACGGTGACAGGGTTAAAGAAGGATTTATCTGGTGTTCAGAAG GTGCCCGCTCTTCTTGAAAATAAAGGTGAGGCAGAGTCTGATTCTGAGGATGACAATGACAGTTCTGCCAACTCTGAATCTGATTGCAAAGGACAGGAAGCATCAGTGCATCCTAAAGACCAACCTCGTGAACCTGATGTGGATAAAAAG gaaagaaagaagatgacCAAAGAGGCTCagagggagaagagaaaacaCAAGACTCCAAAGCATGTGAAGAAGCGAAAAGAGAAGACTGCAAAGTTGAAAAAGGGCAAATAA